Proteins encoded by one window of Salvia splendens isolate huo1 chromosome 5, SspV2, whole genome shotgun sequence:
- the LOC121804880 gene encoding pathogenesis-related protein PR-1-like, producing MKTLFFVLILVLIPANAAAASSKSQFLAVHNAARVALRLPPLAWDRRIARYAATYAWRRRGDCELRHSGGPYGENIFWGSGGAWTAAEAAADWVEERRQYSYKSNSCADGQQCGHYTQIVWRETTRMGCAKVVCDGGKGVFVICNYDPPGNYVGERPY from the coding sequence ATGAAGACGCTTTTCTTCGTCCTCATCCTCGTCCTGATTCCGGCCAATGCCGCGGCCGCGTCGTCCAAGAGCCAGTTCCTGGCCGTGCATAACGCGGCCAGGGTGGCCCTGCGGCTGCCGCCGCTGGCGTGGGACCGGCGGATAGCGCGTTACGCGGCGACGTACGCGTGGCGGAGGCGCGGGGACTGCGAGCTGCGGCACTCGGGGGGGCCCTACGGGGAGAACATCTTCTGGGGGAGCGGGGGCGCGTggacggcggcggaggcggcggcggactGGGTGGAGGAGCGGCGGCAGTACAGCTACAAATCGAATTCGTGCGCGGACGGGCAGCAGTGCGGGCATTACACGCAGATTGTGTGGCGGGAGACGACGAGGATGGGTTGCGCCAAAGTAGTGTGCGACGGTGGAAAGGGTGTTTTCGTCATTTGCAACTACGATCCGCCGGGGAATTACGTTGGAGAGAGGCCTTATTGA